Proteins found in one Lates calcarifer isolate ASB-BC8 unplaced genomic scaffold, TLL_Latcal_v3 _unitig_1201_quiver_2406, whole genome shotgun sequence genomic segment:
- the LOC108887067 gene encoding adenosine receptor A2b-like, which produces MNVTPNSCTAEMPYGYQPRLKGLYIAMELIIAMLALIGNFLVCLAVIRNKKLRTVTNYFLLSLAVADILVGLVAIPCAVLTDLGQPRHNLPLCLVLLSILMVLTQSSILSLLAVAAERYMAILLPFQYQRMMSPRNAQLALLVTWGLGAISGSVPLMDWQRQPADSDYCIFTCVVDMSYMVYFNFFCCLLVPLVAMFIIYGRIFLTVRRQVRRIAVARGTAKSMRAPGCGSSGTGTEDTGSSGVGGSIEEETDLGTGKGTSRQPKEKFGSGSLIETETTAVFTKPQVQDRLSYIYKH; this is translated from the exons ATGAATGTAACTCCTAATAGCTGTACGGCAGAGATGCCGTATGGATACCAACCCCGTCTTAAAGGGCTGTACATTGCCATGGAGCTCATTATTGCCATGCTGGCCCTCATTGGAAACTTCTTGGTTTGCCTGGCTGTTATTCGCAACAAGAAGCTTCGCACTGTCACCAACTACTTTCTG CTATCATTGGCAGTGGCAGACATCCTGGTGGGCCTGGTGGCCATTCCCTGTGCAGTGCTGACAGACCTGGGTCAACCTCGCCATAACCTTCCCCTCTGCCTAGTGCTGCTCAGCATCCTGATGGTACTCACTCAG AGCTCCATCTTAAGCCTGCTAGCAGTGGCTGCAGAACGCTACATGGCCATCCTTCTGCCCTTCCAGTACCAGCGCATGATGAGCCCCAGGAACGCCCAGTTGGCCCTGCTGGTCACCTGGGGCCTTGGGGCCATCTCTGGTTCTGTGCCACTCATGGATTGGCAAAGACAACCAGCAGACTCTGA CTACTGTATCTTTACCTGTGTGGTGGACATGAGCTACATGGTTTACTTCAACTTCTTCTGCTGCCTCTTGGTACCTCTGGTGGCCATGTTCATCATCTACGGCCGCATCTTCCTCACCGTTCGCCGCCAAGTCAGGCGCATTGCTGTGGCCAGGGGAACCGCAAAGAGCATGAGAGCTCCTGGCTGTGGGAGCAGTGGGACTGGGACAGAGGACACTGGGAGTTCGGGTGTAGGAGGAAGCATAGAAGAGGAAACAGACCTGGGTACAGGAAAAGGAACGAGCAGACAACCCAAGGAAAAGTTTGGCAGTGGGTCCCTTATTGAAACTGAGACCACCGCTGTTTTTACAAAGCCACAAGTTCAAGATCGCCTCAGCTATATCTACAAGCATTAG